One segment of Streptomyces bathyalis DNA contains the following:
- a CDS encoding ABC transporter substrate-binding protein translates to MPVRRKVLTWGAAAAATPLLAACGEQAGAARLTKQAPRRDGQKVNLVFWTWVPLQKAVALWNKTHPDIHVELQIVPNGLNGGYQKIHSSLKAGSPPDLAQVEYHTIPEFMLVNGLTNLSKYGVDKLKDQYVDWQWSQGVFDGQLHAMPQASGPMGFYYRKDIFERCDAEVPSTWDEFRAAAIKIKKRAGGSLIGSFAPNSALWFAAFSWQRGARWIRTEGDTWIVDIDSEASREVADFWDGLLRDELVLAMPDLTSGWYRAAQTGRMASWPGPQWGDALLRGNTPGTKGKWRVTTLPQWEKGDNASANQGGSATAVPQGSRHPVEAIEFAHWLNTDAKSIDLLVEAGYGWPAARIDLGDSALGKPDAFFGGQRYNEVFQESDGNVDTSWKWAPTTSQSFEHIKDAMGRVAAGNGTLVEALGDIQGRFIDDFKAKGLKVRSA, encoded by the coding sequence GCCCCTGCTCGCCGCCTGCGGCGAGCAGGCGGGCGCGGCCCGGCTCACGAAGCAGGCGCCGCGCAGGGACGGCCAGAAGGTCAACCTGGTCTTCTGGACGTGGGTGCCGCTGCAGAAGGCCGTGGCCCTGTGGAACAAGACGCACCCCGACATCCACGTCGAGCTGCAGATCGTGCCGAACGGCCTCAACGGCGGCTACCAGAAGATCCATTCGTCCCTGAAGGCAGGCAGCCCGCCGGACCTGGCTCAGGTCGAATACCACACGATTCCTGAGTTCATGCTCGTCAACGGCCTGACGAACCTGAGCAAGTACGGCGTGGACAAGCTCAAGGACCAGTACGTCGACTGGCAATGGAGCCAGGGCGTCTTCGACGGGCAGCTCCATGCGATGCCGCAGGCGTCCGGCCCGATGGGCTTCTACTACCGCAAGGACATCTTCGAGCGCTGCGACGCCGAAGTCCCCAGCACCTGGGACGAGTTCCGCGCGGCTGCCATCAAGATCAAGAAGCGCGCGGGTGGCTCCCTCATCGGCAGCTTCGCGCCCAACAGCGCCCTGTGGTTCGCCGCCTTCTCATGGCAACGGGGCGCGCGGTGGATACGTACCGAGGGCGACACCTGGATCGTCGACATCGACTCGGAGGCGTCGCGCGAAGTCGCCGACTTCTGGGACGGACTGCTGCGGGACGAACTCGTCCTCGCGATGCCCGACTTGACCAGCGGCTGGTACAGGGCGGCACAGACGGGCCGCATGGCCAGCTGGCCCGGACCCCAGTGGGGCGACGCGCTGCTGCGCGGCAACACCCCAGGCACCAAGGGGAAATGGCGGGTCACCACACTCCCCCAGTGGGAGAAGGGGGACAACGCCTCGGCCAATCAGGGCGGTTCCGCCACCGCGGTCCCCCAGGGCAGCCGGCACCCGGTCGAGGCCATCGAGTTCGCGCACTGGCTCAACACCGACGCCAAGAGCATCGACCTGCTCGTCGAGGCGGGCTACGGCTGGCCGGCGGCCCGTATCGACCTCGGCGACTCCGCGCTCGGCAAGCCCGACGCGTTCTTCGGCGGCCAGCGCTACAACGAGGTCTTCCAGGAGTCCGACGGCAACGTGGACACCTCGTGGAAGTGGGCGCCGACCACCAGTCAGTCCTTCGAGCACATCAAGGACGCGATGGGGCGGGTGGCCGCCGGGAACGGCACCCTCGTGGAGGCTCTGGGCGACATACAGGGCCGGTTCATCGACGACTTCAAGGCCAAGGGCCTCAAGGTGAGGAGTGCATGA
- a CDS encoding carbohydrate ABC transporter permease gives MAATAHSPSKTPSAGSSGATGSTSRNARRSARPDGAGWYFLGPFLLLFLFAFVLPIGYAIYQSLLTVERSGPLGLGKPGVGFAGLENYTLALQQADFVDSFGRVLLFGVVQVPVMLVLALTLALMLDQLSNRWAGLLRASYFLPYGIPGVIATILWGFLYVPGISPITEVLGSAAPDFLGYDNVLWSIANIVVWEFAGYNMLIIVAQLKSIPQELYEAAKIDGAGPWQTALRIKIPLVRPALVLTCVFSIIGTMQLFAEPLVLKVLTPAVTSTFTPNLNAYNDAFANANIHLAAAKAVILAIVACALSFGFLSLVTRKQRRQR, from the coding sequence ATGGCCGCCACTGCCCACTCGCCGAGCAAGACCCCCTCAGCCGGCTCATCCGGCGCAACCGGCTCCACATCACGCAACGCCCGCCGTTCCGCCCGGCCCGATGGTGCCGGCTGGTACTTCCTCGGCCCGTTCCTCCTGCTGTTCCTCTTCGCCTTCGTCCTGCCGATCGGCTACGCGATCTACCAGAGCCTCCTGACGGTGGAGCGCAGCGGGCCGCTGGGCCTCGGCAAGCCCGGCGTCGGCTTCGCGGGCCTGGAGAACTACACCCTCGCCCTCCAACAGGCCGACTTCGTCGACAGTTTCGGCAGGGTCCTGCTCTTCGGCGTCGTACAGGTGCCGGTGATGCTGGTTCTCGCGCTCACTCTGGCTCTGATGCTCGACCAGCTCTCCAACCGGTGGGCGGGTCTGCTGCGCGCCTCGTACTTCCTGCCGTACGGCATTCCCGGCGTCATCGCGACGATCCTGTGGGGCTTTCTGTACGTGCCGGGAATCAGCCCGATCACCGAGGTGCTCGGCAGCGCCGCGCCCGACTTCCTCGGATACGACAACGTGCTGTGGTCGATCGCGAACATCGTGGTCTGGGAGTTCGCGGGCTACAACATGCTGATCATCGTCGCCCAACTGAAGTCCATCCCGCAGGAGTTGTACGAGGCGGCGAAGATCGACGGAGCGGGACCGTGGCAGACGGCGCTTCGGATCAAGATTCCGCTGGTGCGCCCGGCACTCGTCCTCACCTGCGTCTTCTCCATCATCGGCACCATGCAGCTGTTCGCGGAGCCGCTCGTGCTCAAGGTGCTGACTCCGGCAGTGACAAGCACCTTCACGCCGAACCTCAACGCCTACAACGACGCCTTCGCGAACGCCAACATCCATCTCGCCGCCGCCAAGGCGGTCATCCTCGCCATCGTGGCCTGCGCCCTGTCCTTCGGGTTCCTCAGCCTGGTCACCCGCAAGCAACGGAGGCAGCGGTGA